The sequence AACTTAACCAAAGAGTTGTTATCAGAGATCAAGGTACTGTAATGTAACTTGTGTTTATTCATTGAATGCCAAGCACAAAACATGAAAATTACCTAAGAGTAGTTCAAATGGTTAGGCATGTGGTTTGATTTGAGTTTTCATAGTTTCATCGTATAAAGACAATTCagtttccttcttgaaattctTATCATTTATCTAAAAAGTTATATTTACTTCTTTTTTAAGTTTGTCTCAAAAGAGTCTTTTAAGCATTTATCACCAGAAGTAATCTTTATCCAAATGCAGAAAATAAATTCACACGGATCAGAAGTGTTGAAGATAGCACATATGGTTATAGATGCTGTAATAAGACTGTGTGGAGTGTATTCTGAAGCTGTAACTTGGAATGTTACTGATGAAAAGCTTGATACAGAGAACAGTAGTATGGAATGTGAAGTGATCAATAATATGAATCATGTTATTGATATAACAAAGTGTTCAATTGGAAAACTGCATGAGATAGGCATAATTGCTGCTAATAGTGGGGGAAGCTTAGTAAGTATACTTAATGTGTCATGGAAAGGTGTGGTAAGTCTGCTTCAGCTTGGTGAGGGGATCTTAGCTATTAAGATGAATGTAGCAGATATCATTTCAAGTCTAATCTCATTGGCTAATGAATATCTGAAAAGTGTTGCTGAGGCTTGGTCTTCTTCGCTAAAGGAGCCTATTTCTGCAGTTGAAGCAAGAAGGAAATTTATTCCACTAAggttttacttaattaatgctcTCAAAATTTCAGCTTTATATCCATGTCAAGCATGTACGGTGCACAGGGAGATAACACTCTGTATCCTCATGATTTTGACTCTTAAAGTCTCTTGGAGCAAGGACAAACTGCTTAAAGCTGCTAGTGAAGCTTTTTCAGAACTTTTGGGTAAAACATCCTTTGATCTACTTAATTCGTTTCTAAGTTCAGATCAAGTGGAGCAAAAGTTAAAATTAGAGGTTGTTGATAGCCTGTTCAGTGACGAAAGCTTTGCGAATTCTATTCCTGGAGATATGAATGATCATAATAAGATGCTTCACATGGATGTCACTCTTTCTTCTCAAGTATTTACTGGGGTAAGCTCATTGTTGGTTGGTCGGGTTGCATTGTTTCTTAGTTTCTTGAGATGTTCACCTGATCTAAAAGAAGATATAAAACTTGGGCTTGCCAGAAAGCTTGGATGGTTTTTAGACTCTTTAATTGATGAAGAGGTGTATTCTTCAGTTCTCGTTTTGCAACTCCCTGTATTGTGTTGCTCTGGGAAAAAAGAGACGCTAGTTTGGCAACCAATGTTTTCATGTCTTTTGGATGCACTAAAGTCATTTTTGGTTGTGGTATCTTCAAGCGATGCATGGATGGAAGTGGAAGCATTTCTTCTTGAGAACCTTTGCCATCCTCATTTCCTTTGCTGGGAAATTGTAATGGAGCTTTGGTGCTTTATTCTACGTTATGCTGAGTCAGGAATGGTAAGTGGATTTATTAATAAGATTTGTTCATTGATGAAGTCACTGGCGTCTTCTCAATCAGTTCTTGATCCTAGTTCGGGAATGAGAAAGTTGGCAAGATCAATCAGCATGCTAATCAGTTTCGGGGCGCAATCTTTGGTAGACCAGGTTTTCAAATCCATAATTGGTGACAGCAGATCTCAACTGTCGTCAATTATGTGTTCAGCATTGTTCATGGAGGGCTTTCCACTGAACTTACTATCTGATAAGATGAAAAGTATTGCAGCTGAAAGAATACTTGCTGATTTTCTTGACTTCATAGAAAgttttgaagaaaaatcaatAACAGCTACTAATGATGGTGTTTCGGGAGTCCCCGTATTTGCGCTGTCTGCTTCAATGCAGTCTCTGTAAGTTAAAAGATTTCCTTCTCTTCAAGATATTAAGCTTCTTTTGTTGTCGTTGAATAACCTTTTTGGGAATCCCAACCAAAAAATGATTCAACAATGTTTCAACTGATTTTGTTTTTCAATGTTATGTAGCCAGATCAACTTATCTGATATTGGAGTGAAGATCCTGCAGTTCCTAGTTTCTTTAATCCATAACTACGGTGTTTGTGTGGACAAACTAAGGAAGGAGCTATACCGCAAGCTTTTGAGTGAAACATTAGCGATCATCTCAAACATGAAGCACCTATACTCATATGAGGGAATGatcaagcttcttcttgagCTTGAAAATTTGTTCATCTCAGGTCCAGCAGCCTCTGACAGAGACTTGTATGAATGCAAACCAAACCTTGCTCTTTTCATGGCAGGTCTCGCACACATGCCAATGGCAGAAGCTGATAAGGACAGTACCAAAATCTCTGCCGCTAGCCAATTGTATCAAATGATGTTAAAGGAAAGGCACTGGGCTCTTATTCATTTGGCAATCACAGCATTCGGGTTTTTTTCAGCCCGCACTTCGTGTGATGAGCTCTGGCGATTCGTGCCTGAAAATGCAGCCCTTTCATACGATTTAGAATATGGAAAAGAGGCAAACGAGGAGAGATTCATGTCTGAATTCAAAGTATTTCTCGACAAAGGAACTGATATCGACATAACTACTTCATCATCCGGGGGTGAGCAACTAGGACAGCTTTCAAAGGAGGGTCTGATTTTGAAGGAAATGTTTCAAAAGATCCCAACTATCAAAACAGAAACTGTTGCTGTATCTGAAACAATGGAAATTGATGATGAAAAGCAATCCATGGAGGTTGATGTAGAGAAGCAACACAGCAGAAAAAGGAAACTTCCTGATGGAATTAGCAAGGGAATGGAACTATTACAGAGTGGTTTGAAAGTTATTGTTAATGGTCTGTCTGAGTGGCACCAAACTCAGCCTGAGTCAAGTAATAATGAACTTCATGATCAGTTGAAGACTCACTGTTCTCGTCTAGAAGATGAAATTTCTCGATTAGCAGGCTTTGCTGGTGGAAACTAAAGCTGGGATTTTAGCTCACTTGCTGGTAtgttccataaaaatataatactatatgTAGTAATAGTAGTAGTAAATAGCTTATGTTGTATGATATGAGAGGAAtgttattttttacatttattttcattatttagaTTCATTGTTGTGTGGATTTAGAGGTTCAAATTTCACATGTCATTGCATTATTATACATGAGTTGGTtcacatgtaatatatatatgactATGAGAAGTTTACTTACATAGAGTAGTAGTTGTTAATTGTGGAATAAAAATTCCTTTAACAATTCTGTCCCATTCCAATACTAAAAAAACATGGCATTTTGTATATAAAGTTgggtatatcttaaaaaatatggaTATAgtggtaaaaaaataaaaattaatattttggaaaataattgaatctttttgtaaataaaatataaaatataatattttgaagaATAAATTAGgcctttttctaaaaaataatta is a genomic window of Cannabis sativa cultivar Pink pepper isolate KNU-18-1 chromosome 9, ASM2916894v1, whole genome shotgun sequence containing:
- the LOC115721774 gene encoding uncharacterized protein LOC115721774, giving the protein MDPKKSTNDLKTILDAIKSSDVVESRTQLLYELGELKLSEKSDLVSLIECLTTFWEDYTCLDVTQCMLNKAIIHVALKHLESGISCCQCQFLTLATKSSIWCGKHLKMTLMSSGESQEEEHTELFFQLLVDFLSFSTASYSALARIPISANRTLMDATEKFILEQLNLTKELLSEIKKINSHGSEVLKIAHMVIDAVIRLCGVYSEAVTWNVTDEKLDTENSSMECEVINNMNHVIDITKCSIGKLHEIGIIAANSGGSLVSILNVSWKGVVSLLQLGEGILAIKMNVADIISSLISLANEYLKSVAEAWSSSLKEPISAVEARRKFIPLRFYLINALKISALYPCQACTVHREITLCILMILTLKVSWSKDKLLKAASEAFSELLGKTSFDLLNSFLSSDQVEQKLKLEVVDSLFSDESFANSIPGDMNDHNKMLHMDVTLSSQVFTGVSSLLVGRVALFLSFLRCSPDLKEDIKLGLARKLGWFLDSLIDEEVYSSVLVLQLPVLCCSGKKETLVWQPMFSCLLDALKSFLVVVSSSDAWMEVEAFLLENLCHPHFLCWEIVMELWCFILRYAESGMVSGFINKICSLMKSLASSQSVLDPSSGMRKLARSISMLISFGAQSLVDQVFKSIIGDSRSQLSSIMCSALFMEGFPLNLLSDKMKSIAAERILADFLDFIESFEEKSITATNDGVSGVPVFALSASMQSLQINLSDIGVKILQFLVSLIHNYGVCVDKLRKELYRKLLSETLAIISNMKHLYSYEGMIKLLLELENLFISGPAASDRDLYECKPNLALFMAGLAHMPMAEADKDSTKISAASQLYQMMLKERHWALIHLAITAFGFFSARTSCDELWRFVPENAALSYDLEYGKEANEERFMSEFKVFLDKGTDIDITTSSSGGEQLGQLSKEGLILKEMFQKIPTIKTETVAVSETMEIDDEKQSMEVDVEKQHSRKRKLPDGISKGMELLQSGLKVIVNGLSEWHQTQPESSNNELHDQLKTHCSRLEDEISRLAGFAGGN